The Sporosarcina ureae genome includes a region encoding these proteins:
- a CDS encoding beta-class carbonic anhydrase, protein MTSLSEIMNYNKTFVEEKKYEEFATTKFPNKRIVILTCMDTRLIELLPKAMNLKNGDAKIIKSAGAIITSPFGGLMRSILVAVYELQADEVYVIGHHDCGMSSINTEHIIGNMIERGVNPDMFKTLKYSGIDMEKWLHGFSDVTESVKKSVDAIRNHPLIPTDVNVHGLVVDPTNGKLDIIEDGYKAQEVSL, encoded by the coding sequence ATGACATCACTATCCGAAATTATGAATTATAACAAAACGTTTGTGGAAGAAAAAAAGTATGAAGAGTTTGCTACTACGAAGTTTCCTAATAAACGAATTGTCATCCTTACATGTATGGATACAAGATTAATCGAGCTCCTCCCTAAAGCAATGAACTTAAAAAACGGTGATGCAAAAATTATTAAAAGTGCTGGCGCCATTATCACGTCTCCTTTTGGCGGTTTGATGCGCAGTATATTAGTTGCCGTTTATGAATTACAAGCAGATGAAGTATACGTGATCGGCCATCATGATTGTGGCATGAGCTCTATCAACACTGAACACATTATAGGAAATATGATTGAGCGTGGCGTAAACCCGGACATGTTCAAAACATTGAAGTACTCAGGTATCGATATGGAGAAGTGGTTGCACGGTTTCAGCGATGTAACAGAAAGCGTGAAAAAGAGTGTGGATGCAATCCGTAACCACCCACTCATCCCAACTGACGTAAATGTACACGGTCTTGTTGTCGACCCTACAAACGGTAAGCTGGACATTATTGAAGATGGATACAAAGCACAAGAAGTATCTCTGTAA
- a CDS encoding aminopeptidase, with translation MNQFQDQLSNYADLAVKVGVNIQQDQYLFISASTENTLFVRLIVEKAYEAGARQVFVDWVDDVVTRLRYEKAPADSFSEFPTWKQMEREQLAEKGAAFMSIVSQDPDLLNGIESSRIRDNQKASSTALNKFRQAMQADKFSWTVIAAPSIAWAAKIFPELSTEEQVPALWDSILRAVRADLPDPVQSWKEHNENLHEKVEYLNSKHYRKLHYTAPGTDLTIELPEKHLWCGAGSVNQAGHEFMANMPTEEVFTAPLKTGVNGSVTSTKPLSYAGTIIDDFTIQFKEGKITNVTATQGEEILKQLVDTDEGSQFLGEVALVPHDSPISNSNVLFYNTLFDENASNHLAIGSAYAFCLDGGKEMDTEQLQANGLNQSLTHVDFMIGSEKMDIDGILDDGTVEPVFRNGNWAF, from the coding sequence ATGAATCAATTTCAAGATCAGCTTTCCAATTATGCTGACTTAGCTGTAAAAGTGGGTGTAAATATTCAACAGGATCAATATCTATTCATCAGCGCTTCTACTGAAAATACTTTATTTGTTCGACTAATTGTTGAAAAAGCTTATGAAGCAGGGGCACGACAAGTGTTCGTAGACTGGGTAGACGATGTTGTTACACGTCTGCGTTATGAAAAGGCGCCAGCCGATTCGTTTTCCGAGTTCCCCACATGGAAACAGATGGAACGTGAACAGCTAGCTGAAAAAGGCGCTGCTTTCATGTCAATCGTATCGCAAGATCCAGACTTATTAAATGGTATCGAGTCTAGCAGAATACGCGATAATCAAAAAGCTTCCAGCACTGCCCTCAACAAGTTCCGCCAAGCTATGCAGGCAGATAAGTTCAGCTGGACAGTCATTGCTGCACCTTCGATAGCATGGGCGGCTAAAATCTTCCCTGAACTATCTACAGAGGAACAAGTACCCGCTCTATGGGATTCTATATTACGTGCTGTAAGAGCTGATTTGCCAGATCCAGTGCAATCATGGAAAGAGCATAATGAAAACTTGCATGAAAAAGTAGAGTATTTGAATAGTAAACATTATCGCAAACTTCATTATACAGCTCCAGGCACTGACCTAACAATAGAATTACCGGAAAAGCACTTATGGTGCGGGGCTGGTAGTGTTAATCAGGCCGGGCACGAGTTCATGGCCAATATGCCGACTGAAGAAGTCTTTACGGCACCGCTAAAAACAGGAGTGAATGGCTCTGTTACTAGCACTAAACCACTTAGCTATGCGGGAACGATCATTGATGACTTCACGATTCAGTTTAAAGAAGGTAAAATTACAAACGTTACAGCTACCCAAGGCGAGGAAATACTGAAACAACTTGTCGATACTGATGAAGGCTCACAATTCCTTGGCGAAGTGGCACTAGTGCCGCACGACTCACCTATTTCTAATTCAAATGTGTTATTCTACAATACATTATTTGATGAAAATGCTTCGAATCACTTGGCAATTGGAAGCGCCTATGCATTTTGTCTAGATGGCGGGAAAGAAATGGATACAGAACAACTACAAGCGAATGGATTGAATCAAAGCTTAACACACGTCGACTTTATGATTGGATCTGAAAAGATGGATATTGATGGAATTCTCGATGATGGGACAGTAGAGCCTGTCTTCCGTAATGGCAACTGGGCATTCTAA